One window from the genome of Cryptomeria japonica chromosome 6, Sugi_1.0, whole genome shotgun sequence encodes:
- the LOC131029395 gene encoding uncharacterized protein LOC131029395, translating to MRLNFKEPQSSPRRALEIEGTSLATKGDDGVSKFDVGERAPSLAPLVGGPDATVRASFGAGVPGPSTGVSSFARLAIAALPPNEKPCPLSSANTSPVVVCRQDVIDNIGFYQLCGLVCRFIGLWPSLPDLHRWVSNSYKPLVAGCIELFPYAKGFFIASFASLDDHALALGKLWAWGFNSLLVKLWTPFNPLTESLYVCPVWVHLPNLPLRFWEHSCYEAIGNTIGRFLKINDAKPSMGHSTFARILIDIDISLPLLGDVVLMVGDRPWTQLLDYEGLPFRC from the exons ATGAGGCTGAATTTTAAGGAGCCTCAATCATCACCTAGACGTGCATTAGAAATAGAAGGAACATCATTGGCAACAAAGGGTGATGATGgtgtttcaaaatttgatgttgGAGAAA GGGCTCCCTCATTGGCTCCTTTGGTGGGTGGGCCAGATGCTACCGTTAGGGCCTCTTTTGGTGCTGGGGTTCCTGGACCTTCTACTGGAGTAAGTAGCTTTGCTCGTCTGGCTATTGCTGCTCTTCCTCCCAATGAGAAACCTTGTCCCCTCTCTTCTGCCAATACTTCCCCAGTGGTGGTTTGTCGGCAAGATGTGATAGATAACATTGGCTTCTACCAACTTTGTGGTTTGGTTTGCAGATTTATTGGGTTATGGCCTTCTCTCCCTGACCTCCATCGTTGGGTGAGTAATTCTTACAAACCTTTGGTTGCTGGTTGCATTGAGCTTTTTCCCTATGCTAAGGGTTTCttcattgcttcctttgcttcTCTTGATGATCATGCCTTGGCGTTGGGTAAGCTGTGGGCTTGGGGATTCAATTCTCTCTTGGTCAAGCTCTGGACTCCTTTCAACCCTCTTACCGAATCACTTTACGTGTGTCCGGTTTGGGTGCATCTTCCCAACCTTCCCCTTCGTTTTTGGGAGCACTCTTGCTACGAGGCCATTGGTAACACTATTGGTCGATTCTTGAAGATCAATGATGCCAAGCCCTCCATGGGTCACTCTACCTTTGCTCGTATTTTAATTGATATTGATATCTCTTTGCCACTCTTGGGGGATGTGGTCctcatggttggggatagaccTTGGACTCAAttattggattatgagggcctacCCTTTCGCTGTTGA